In Maribacter dokdonensis DSW-8, the DNA window ACCACTTGATATTATGTCTGATAAAATAGAACGTGTAAAAACATTGATTATAGGGTCTGGACCTGCAGGTTATACAGCAGCAATATATGCTGCACGTGCAGATTTAAAGCCTGTTATGTACACAGGAATGGAACCTGGAGGTCAATTGACCACCACGACTGAAGTTGATAATTTTCCGGGATATCCAGAGGGTATAGACGGTCCTACTATGATGGTACAGTTGCAACAACAAGCAGAACGCTTTGGTACAGAGGTTAGAATTGGTATGATTACTTCTGTAGAGTTTTCAAAAGAAAAAGGCGGTATTCATAAGGTTGTCGCAGATAATGATAAGGAAATTGAGGCTGAAACTGTTATTATTTCAACAGGGGCTTCCGCTAAATACTTAAACTTGCCAAGTGAGCAACGCTTACGTGGTGGTGGAGTATCCGCATGTGCCGTTTGTGACGGTTTCTTCTATAAGGGACAGGACGTTGCAATTGTTGGTGCAGGGGATACTGCGGCAGAGGAGGCTTCTTATTTGGCCAATATCTGTAATAAAGTAACTATGTTGGTACGTAGAGATGAAATGAGAGCTTCTAAAGCTATGCAACATAGGGTAAACAGTATCAAGAATATTGAGGTACGTTACAATACTGAGGTTGATGAGGTTTTGGGTGAGCAAGTTGTAGAAGGTTTACGTATGGTGAACAATCAGACTGGTGAAAAGGAAGAAATTGCAATTACCGGTCTTTTCATTGCTATTGGGCATAAACCTAATACAGATATCTTTAAAGGTCAATTGGATATGGATGAAACGGGTTACCTAATTACCAAAGGTAAGTCTACGATGACCAATTTACCAGGGGTATTCGCTAGTGGCGATGCTCAGGATAAGGAATATAGACAAGCTGTTACAGCTGCTGGAACCGGTTGTATGGCAGCGCTAGATGCTGAACGCTATTTAGCCTCTATTGGTTCTGTTGAAGAAGCAGTAGCCGATAAATATTAAGAACTATTCAATAATATTTTAAAAGAGCCCGTTCATGTGAACGGGCTCTTTTATTGTTTACCAAATGTGGTTAGTCTATTCTAACGTAGTTTTCAGAAAATGTTCTGTTGCCTTCTTCATCAAGGCTTATTTGGCTGAACCTGTCATCGGTAAGTTGTAGTTCAAAAGTGAAAATACGCATGGTATCCATAGCTTGGATCATTTCATTATCACCGTATTCCAAGGTTTCCATTAATCTGTCATCGGTAATTTTATAAGTGCCATAGCCGAATCTTCCTATTTTGTCTATAGGAACATACCTTGTCCACATAATTTTACCATTATAGTACATTTTAACCTGTCTATATCCGTCAGCCGTGGGCACGGTATCAATTATTTGTTGACCATCGTAATTATAAAAACTTTCAAGTTCCCATGTGCCTTGTATGGTATGCATGTAGTTGTCGTTTATGGAATTTGTTGAAGCGGCTGAGACCAATACCAGCATCAACAATACCAATCCTAGTAATTTTTTCATAGTGGTAGCGTGTTAGTTAATAAAAGAGTTGAATGTGTATTAAAAAGATACGAATAATTTTCAGAATTTGATAAAAATAATATCAAATAATTATGAATAATATATTGAAAATTAAGTAATTGTAGTAAATACTATGATTGTGTAGGGAAAGTGTTAAGAATATTGCAAAGACTTATAATGTCTTTTTGGGTATGGGAAGCACTTAAAACTATACGGCTCATTAAAGAATCGTTTTCTGTAGGATACCTGAAATTTGTAACTATGATGTTGTTTTCTTGTAAATATTGGGCGAGTAATTCATTTTGAAAATTAAAGGTAGGGTGCCCTTTTGCATATACAAATAGCGAAGGGTCAACGATAGTTTTTAGAAACAAATGGATATGTTGATCCAGTTGTTTCCTTTTGTTCGATATTAATATATTGGCATCTTTTATAGTAGCTAATGATGCTGGAGTGGCAGGGCTGGCACCTCCATAAAATGAGGTGTTTTTCAAATTTTCTATTGTTTTGTTACTCCCAAAAATGGCGCCTGCTTGTATGCCAAAACCTTTACCTAAAGAGCAAGAAGCTAATAGTTCCTTTGGCTGTAACGTTTGTAAATAACGATAGCTTCCGCCACCTTGCTCTCCTGTAATTCCTATTCCATGAGAATCATCTACTACTAGAATGATATCCTTCAGCGGTAGTTTTTTAAGAAAGTTGTAGTCAGGGAAATTGTCGCCATGAAAATCAATACTATCCAAAAAAAGGACTGGTGTTTTGCCAGTGTTTTTATGAATAGCCCCTTCAAGTTCTTGCCAGTTTTTAAATACTTTTTGTTGATTTCTAATGAGTGCCGAGTGGGTGTTTGGTGCATAATACAAACTGTAGTTGATATTACTGAAATAGTCACATACAAGTTGCCCGGCCAAATAACCGGAAGACATGGTAACACAAGCCTCGCTGCCTGTTAGCTCTCTAAGATAGCTTTCAATCTCATCAAAAATAGAAATCTTAATATTAGACTTTCTTGAAGCACTATAGGATGTGCCGTATTTTTTGATGTTATTAATGAACAATGATTGAAACTCTTCATTGGTTTGAAGTCCTAAATAAGAAGTGCCTCCAAAATAGAGGTGTTCTTTACCATCTTTGGTTATCGTCCTTCCTGGAAATTCATTAATAGTAAGCATCAATCTAAAAGTTGAACACCGCTACCGGCTAAGTTTGGAAAAATTACTTTTCCTTCATCTGTTATTTGAACTCCAGTGGCAATATCACTTTTTAACAACATGGCGCCATCCATATCTACATAATCCAATTGCGGAATTAGTTGGGCTATTGCAGAAATACCAACGGTAGATTCTGTCATACAGCCTACCATTACCTTAATACCTAATTCTTTTGCCTTGCTAATCATACGTAGGGCAGGGGTTAGGCCTCCACATTTGGTCAATTTAATATTTATACCATTAAAATGCAGTGCACATTTTTCAACGTCGTTTTCTACAATGCAACTTTCATCTGCAATTACCGGTAGCACACTGTGGTGCATAACCTCTTCCATGCCAGACCAGTCGTCCGCTTTTAAAGGTTGTTCTAAAAATTCTACACCTAAATCTTTTAATAAAGGAGCATTATGTATGGTTTCCTCTGCCGTCCACGCACAATTGGCATCAATTCTAAAAACGGCATTTGTATGTTCACGTAACTCACGAACAATGGCAACATCATCACTTGTACCCAATTTAATTTTATAGATAGGCCATGGCACTTCTTGCATTTTGGCGAGCATTACTTCAATAGGAGCTATACCAATAGTATAATTTGTGGTAGGGTAATGATCATTATCGGTACCCCATAACTTATATAATGGTTTTCCCTGTAATTTTCCATACAGATCATGAGCTGCCAGATCAAGTGCACAAATGGCAAAATTAGATAAGCCTTTACCTACCAAAAATGAGTGAAAAAGTTCAGGTGTGGTAAAATTGAAATTTTCAATCTCTGAGGCTATGGCATTAATTTCATTGGTCATGCTCAGAACCGTAATTTTATAATATGGGTTAGCAGTGGCTTCACCGTAACCGGTTTTACCGTTCAAGGATAAGGTAGCTATTAAAGTATCTTGAAAATCATGAGATTCCCGTGATATGCTAAAGGTGTGCCTTAAGGGTAAAATGTATTTTTTTAGATGTACTTGCATAGTACTAATATACAGATAAGGATAGGACTAAAAAACGAAAACCCACTGATATTTCAGTGGGTTCCAATGTTGAATTGATTGATGAATTTTTTAGTACTTGTGAACACTGCCGGAAACCGATTTATTCTTCTGAACCGTTGGGTCTCCTTTATAAGAAATATTGCCACCGCTAGAGGCTTCAGCAGTTAAATTGTCTTTTACATCAATGCTAATATTGGCACCACTACTGGCATCGGCATTAGCGTTTGAGGTTGCTAAATCATTTGCCCTAACATTAGATCCGCTACTGGCATCTACATATACTTCATTAGCATTGCCCTCAAGTGAAATATTGGCACCGCTGCTAGCGTCTATATCCATATTGTTAGCTTGTACCATGGCATTTAATATGGCACCGCTACTTGCATCTATCTCCAACTTGTCCGATTTAATTTTATTTTCGGTAGTTAAGTGTGCACCACTTGAAGCATAAAGCCCTGTGACGTTGGGCATGGTAACGAATATCTTTTTGGTGGCACGACCAATGTTCTCTACACAATGAATTTTTAATTTACCGTTTTTGATATCGGTACCTATGAGGTCTATGATATTTTCATCTGCTTCTACAGCAATGTCAAAATCGCTTCCTTGTGAAATAAAAACTTCTAGACCTTCTGAGGCAGAAACTTCGGTGAATTCTTCGGTTATTTCCCTAGTTTCTTCTACTACTACCCCGTTGCCGGCTTCTCCAGTTCCAAAATTGATGTCAAAGCCACAAGATGAAAGTAAAAGGGCTAAAACAAAAGCTACTGTTATTCTTACTAATGTTGTCATGATTGTTTGTTTTTATGATTGTTATTTGATGATGTAAAAATGATCGTTTGTTACCTTTTCTACCACTATATGTTACTGAATTGTAGATTTAGGTATATGAACCGTAATTAATTGATACTATCGTTGGCATCTATTTTAACGCCATTTTCGTCTAACTTCATTTTAAACGATTCTCCATTATCGTTTACGTCAATGTTAATGCCATTTTCGTTAATGATGATCTTGCCTTTTTCGCCGTTATCGTTAATGTTGATGTCAATGCCGTTCTCGTTGATATTTATACGGTTAGAGCCATTGTGGTCTTCGTCATCGTTCATTTCAATATACTCAGGGCAATCAAGACATTCCAGTTCTCCGTTATTGTTCATTTTCCATAAGTATCCCTCTAAGCCGTCTGTATCCCTATCTGTATTTGCCGTGGTAATCCAGCTTCTAGAATTGGTTTGTTCATAAGTTAAGATGGTACCTACCGGTAAAAATATACTTACACGAACTTCTTGGTCTTTAAACTTAGGACCTTGCGTGGTCAAATAATCATTCAATGAGATGGTATTTCCGCTTACCTCATATTCGTATAGTATTTGACTTGCGATATCTTTTGCTTCTCTATTGGAAGGACCGTCAGCTTCTTTTCTGATCTGAACCCTAACTAACGAATCTTTGGATTTACGAATTCTAAACCTTACATCATCTGAAACCAATATTTTATTACCGGCCTCATCGTAAGAGATAAAGGTATCTCCCATATGCATATCCTTTTCATAATCGTACTCGTCAGTAGATACTAATCTAATGTTCAAAGTATCTGTAGGTATTACGTTCGTAATCTCATCTTCAA includes these proteins:
- the trxB gene encoding thioredoxin-disulfide reductase, whose product is MSDKIERVKTLIIGSGPAGYTAAIYAARADLKPVMYTGMEPGGQLTTTTEVDNFPGYPEGIDGPTMMVQLQQQAERFGTEVRIGMITSVEFSKEKGGIHKVVADNDKEIEAETVIISTGASAKYLNLPSEQRLRGGGVSACAVCDGFFYKGQDVAIVGAGDTAAEEASYLANICNKVTMLVRRDEMRASKAMQHRVNSIKNIEVRYNTEVDEVLGEQVVEGLRMVNNQTGEKEEIAITGLFIAIGHKPNTDIFKGQLDMDETGYLITKGKSTMTNLPGVFASGDAQDKEYRQAVTAAGTGCMAALDAERYLASIGSVEEAVADKY
- a CDS encoding pyridoxal phosphate-dependent aminotransferase family protein, translating into MLTINEFPGRTITKDGKEHLYFGGTSYLGLQTNEEFQSLFINNIKKYGTSYSASRKSNIKISIFDEIESYLRELTGSEACVTMSSGYLAGQLVCDYFSNINYSLYYAPNTHSALIRNQQKVFKNWQELEGAIHKNTGKTPVLFLDSIDFHGDNFPDYNFLKKLPLKDIILVVDDSHGIGITGEQGGGSYRYLQTLQPKELLASCSLGKGFGIQAGAIFGSNKTIENLKNTSFYGGASPATPASLATIKDANILISNKRKQLDQHIHLFLKTIVDPSLFVYAKGHPTFNFQNELLAQYLQENNIIVTNFRYPTENDSLMSRIVLSASHTQKDIISLCNILNTFPTQS
- a CDS encoding dipeptide epimerase; amino-acid sequence: MQVHLKKYILPLRHTFSISRESHDFQDTLIATLSLNGKTGYGEATANPYYKITVLSMTNEINAIASEIENFNFTTPELFHSFLVGKGLSNFAICALDLAAHDLYGKLQGKPLYKLWGTDNDHYPTTNYTIGIAPIEVMLAKMQEVPWPIYKIKLGTSDDVAIVRELREHTNAVFRIDANCAWTAEETIHNAPLLKDLGVEFLEQPLKADDWSGMEEVMHHSVLPVIADESCIVENDVEKCALHFNGINIKLTKCGGLTPALRMISKAKELGIKVMVGCMTESTVGISAIAQLIPQLDYVDMDGAMLLKSDIATGVQITDEGKVIFPNLAGSGVQLLD
- a CDS encoding head GIN domain-containing protein, with the translated sequence MTTLVRITVAFVLALLLSSCGFDINFGTGEAGNGVVVEETREITEEFTEVSASEGLEVFISQGSDFDIAVEADENIIDLIGTDIKNGKLKIHCVENIGRATKKIFVTMPNVTGLYASSGAHLTTENKIKSDKLEIDASSGAILNAMVQANNMDIDASSGANISLEGNANEVYVDASSGSNVRANDLATSNANADASSGANISIDVKDNLTAEASSGGNISYKGDPTVQKNKSVSGSVHKY